One window of Desulfobacca acetoxidans DSM 11109 genomic DNA carries:
- a CDS encoding efflux RND transporter periplasmic adaptor subunit, protein MELHKKSYEPLKWTVALLGLMILLGGCESGYGRQPAPAPLPEVSTVTIKPQPVELTTELPGRTSAYLVAEIRPQVNGIIKQRLFKEGSDVQAGQVLYQIDPAPFQVALDSSRASLSKAQANLPSIRLKAERHKELLVDKAVSRQDYDDAVAAEDQARAEVAYWQAQVTGARINLGYTRVTAPISGRIGKSSVTDGALVTAYQPTSLATIQQLDPIYVDVTQSSAELLRLKRHLETGRLSADGANGRKVHILLEDGTAYPLEGLLQFRDITVDQATGSFILRIVVPNSKHLLLPGMFVRAVVQEGIAEQALLVPQQGVSRNPKGEPIALIVDEAGKVQQRLLTLDRAIGDKWLISSGLKAGERLIVEGMMNVRPSATVIAVPWKNAQAGQAASPANRPLAESR, encoded by the coding sequence ATGGAACTGCACAAGAAAAGTTACGAACCGTTGAAATGGACCGTGGCTTTGCTGGGGCTGATGATTTTGCTGGGCGGCTGCGAAAGCGGGTACGGGCGGCAACCTGCCCCAGCTCCGCTCCCGGAAGTGTCCACGGTAACCATTAAGCCGCAGCCGGTGGAGTTGACCACCGAATTGCCCGGTCGTACTTCTGCCTACCTGGTGGCAGAAATTCGACCCCAAGTTAATGGCATCATCAAGCAGCGCCTGTTTAAAGAGGGTTCCGACGTACAAGCCGGACAAGTTCTTTACCAGATAGATCCCGCTCCCTTTCAGGTGGCCCTTGACTCTTCCAGGGCCTCCCTAAGCAAGGCCCAGGCCAATCTACCCTCCATCCGCTTGAAGGCCGAGCGGCATAAGGAATTGCTGGTCGACAAAGCGGTAAGCCGCCAGGACTACGACGATGCGGTAGCCGCCGAGGACCAGGCCCGGGCGGAAGTGGCATATTGGCAAGCCCAGGTGACCGGAGCCCGCATCAATCTGGGCTACACCCGGGTCACCGCGCCCATCTCCGGACGCATCGGCAAATCCTCCGTGACCGACGGCGCCCTGGTGACCGCTTATCAGCCTACATCCCTGGCCACCATTCAGCAGCTTGACCCCATTTACGTGGATGTGACCCAGTCGTCGGCCGAGTTGCTGCGTTTGAAACGCCACCTGGAAACCGGCCGGCTCAGCGCCGACGGAGCAAACGGGAGAAAAGTCCACATCCTCCTGGAAGACGGAACAGCATATCCCCTGGAAGGCCTGCTGCAATTCCGCGACATCACTGTGGACCAGGCCACCGGTTCTTTCATCCTGCGGATTGTGGTCCCGAATTCGAAACATCTGCTTCTGCCAGGCATGTTCGTGCGGGCCGTAGTTCAAGAGGGAATTGCCGAACAAGCCCTGCTGGTCCCTCAACAAGGGGTGAGCCGCAATCCCAAGGGGGAACCCATCGCCCTGATCGTGGATGAGGCTGGCAAGGTCCAGCAGCGACTGTTGACCCTCGACCGCGCCATCGGGGATAAGTGGCTCATCTCATCAGGTCTGAAGGCTGGTGAGCGCTTGATTGTCGAAGGCATGATGAATGTGCGGCCGAGCGCCACAGTCATAGCCGTCCCCTGGAAAAACGCCCAGGCCGGCCAAGCCGCCTCGCCTGCGAACCGCCCCCTGGCAGAATCGCGCTGA
- a CDS encoding efflux RND transporter permease subunit produces MLSNFFLDRPVFAWVIAIIMMLAGGLAIYNLPISQYPPIAPPSIAIEAFYPGASAETVENSVIQIIEQKMTGFDKLLYMSATSDASGAGKIELTFAPGTDPDLAWAQVQNKLQLALASLPDVVQRQGVRVSKSTINWLLVTGLISEDASMDEFDLADYAQANVEQVLARVPGVGEVEVFSSQYAMRLWINPDRLNDYRLTMEDVIQGLQAYNVEVSAGQFGGAPAVAGQRLNASVIVQNLLKTPEEFAAIPLRINPDSSIVRVRDVGRTELGTERYGRHQLFDGKPAAVLAVRLAPGANALKTADLVKAKMQELARYFPPGIKVIYPLDTTPFVRGAINEVVMTLLEAILLVFLVMYLFLGNIRATLIPTLAVPVVILGTFAVLGLFGFSINMLTMFAMVLAIGLLVDDAIVVVENVERVMSEEGLPPKEATRKSMREITSALIGIGLVLAAVFGPMAFFGGSTGVIYRQFSVTIIAAMLLSVVVALILTPVLCASLLQPLTKGHEAAETGFFLFRPFFRWFDQAFLWIRNRYQILVGRILAKKLRYLVIYLLIVAILGFLYQRMPIAYLPNEDQGIMYVQAMLPAGSTLEQTKQVLDEVRNYLLVEEKKAVASCFTFAGRGFSGGGQNVGIGLVKLKDWELRPQADLKVNALVGRAMARFAQIRNARVFAFPPPAVFELGRAGGFDFQLQDRGGLGHEALMAARNRMLDMAAKDPRLTRIRPSGLEDVTQYHIDVDWGKAGALGVPINTIHNTISAAFGSAYVNDFIQGGRVKRVYVQADAPFRMLPQDLERLYVRNISGTMTPFASFAGGHWFQGSPLLERFNSFPSLNIWGEPAAGRSSGEAMQAMEEIVSKLPKGIGFDWTGLSYQERMAKSQAPLLYAFSIIVIFLCLAAMYESWTIPITILLALPLGVVGGVVASSLRGLPNDVYFQIGLLTVLGLTSKNAILIVQFAMAKSKEGMELIQATLTGSKLRLRPIVMTSLAFGFGVLPLALATGAGAGAQIAIGTGVLGGMVTATFLAIFFIPLFFVGVVQLFGRKHSFAKAGPVAEAASLSEEH; encoded by the coding sequence ATGTTATCCAATTTCTTTCTGGACCGCCCGGTCTTCGCCTGGGTTATCGCCATTATCATGATGCTGGCGGGCGGTCTGGCAATTTATAATTTGCCCATTTCCCAGTATCCGCCTATCGCCCCTCCCTCCATCGCCATTGAAGCCTTTTATCCCGGGGCTTCGGCTGAAACCGTGGAGAACAGCGTTATTCAGATCATCGAGCAGAAGATGACCGGCTTTGACAAGTTGCTGTATATGTCCGCTACCAGCGATGCCTCCGGCGCCGGGAAAATCGAACTCACCTTTGCTCCGGGAACCGATCCGGACCTCGCCTGGGCCCAGGTGCAGAACAAGCTTCAGCTCGCCTTGGCGAGTCTGCCCGACGTGGTACAACGCCAGGGGGTCAGGGTCAGCAAGTCGACCATCAATTGGCTGCTGGTTACGGGTCTGATCTCAGAAGACGCCAGCATGGACGAGTTTGACCTGGCGGACTATGCCCAGGCCAACGTCGAGCAGGTGCTGGCCCGGGTGCCGGGGGTAGGTGAAGTGGAAGTCTTTTCTTCCCAATACGCCATGCGGCTCTGGATTAATCCTGACAGGTTGAATGATTATCGTTTGACCATGGAAGATGTCATCCAGGGGCTTCAGGCCTACAACGTGGAAGTTTCCGCCGGTCAGTTCGGCGGGGCGCCAGCGGTGGCTGGGCAGCGGCTGAACGCCTCCGTCATCGTCCAGAACCTACTCAAGACTCCGGAGGAGTTCGCCGCCATCCCCTTGCGGATCAACCCGGATAGTTCCATCGTGCGGGTGCGGGACGTGGGACGGACGGAATTGGGCACCGAGCGCTACGGCCGCCACCAACTTTTCGACGGCAAGCCCGCAGCCGTGTTGGCCGTCCGGTTGGCCCCCGGCGCCAATGCGCTGAAAACCGCTGATTTAGTCAAGGCGAAAATGCAGGAGTTGGCCAGGTACTTTCCCCCCGGCATAAAGGTTATCTACCCCTTAGATACCACCCCTTTCGTCAGGGGGGCCATCAACGAGGTGGTCATGACCCTATTGGAAGCGATTCTACTGGTCTTCCTGGTGATGTACCTTTTTCTGGGGAATATCCGGGCCACGCTGATTCCCACCCTGGCGGTGCCGGTGGTGATCTTGGGGACCTTCGCCGTCCTGGGATTATTCGGGTTTTCCATCAACATGCTGACCATGTTCGCTATGGTGCTGGCCATCGGTCTTTTAGTGGACGACGCTATTGTGGTGGTGGAAAACGTGGAGCGGGTCATGAGTGAGGAGGGACTCCCACCCAAAGAGGCGACCCGCAAATCCATGAGAGAGATCACCAGCGCCTTGATCGGCATCGGGCTGGTGCTGGCGGCGGTATTCGGTCCCATGGCCTTCTTCGGCGGCTCTACCGGGGTCATCTACCGCCAGTTTTCGGTGACCATCATTGCCGCCATGCTGCTGTCGGTAGTGGTGGCTCTCATCCTGACTCCGGTGCTCTGCGCCTCGCTGCTGCAGCCGTTAACCAAGGGACATGAGGCCGCTGAGACCGGCTTTTTTCTCTTTCGCCCCTTTTTCCGGTGGTTCGACCAGGCGTTTCTGTGGATCAGGAATAGGTACCAAATCCTGGTGGGCCGGATCCTTGCCAAGAAGCTGCGCTACCTGGTTATTTACCTGCTGATCGTGGCGATATTGGGATTTCTGTACCAGCGCATGCCCATCGCCTATCTTCCCAACGAGGACCAAGGCATCATGTACGTCCAGGCGATGCTGCCGGCGGGTTCGACCCTGGAGCAGACCAAGCAGGTCTTGGATGAGGTCCGAAACTATCTGCTGGTGGAGGAAAAGAAGGCGGTGGCTTCCTGCTTCACCTTTGCCGGCCGGGGCTTTTCCGGAGGCGGGCAGAACGTGGGGATTGGATTGGTTAAGCTCAAGGACTGGGAGCTGCGCCCCCAGGCTGATTTGAAAGTAAACGCCCTGGTGGGACGCGCCATGGCCAGGTTTGCGCAGATCCGCAACGCCAGAGTTTTTGCCTTCCCACCCCCGGCAGTTTTCGAGCTCGGACGGGCGGGTGGGTTCGACTTTCAATTGCAGGACCGGGGTGGGTTGGGTCATGAGGCCTTGATGGCGGCCCGCAACCGGATGCTCGACATGGCTGCCAAGGACCCGAGGTTGACCCGCATTCGCCCCAGCGGCCTGGAAGATGTGACCCAATACCACATTGATGTGGATTGGGGAAAGGCGGGCGCCCTGGGGGTTCCCATCAACACCATCCATAACACCATCTCCGCGGCCTTCGGCAGTGCCTATGTCAACGACTTCATCCAGGGCGGACGGGTCAAGCGGGTCTATGTTCAGGCCGACGCGCCCTTTCGGATGCTGCCCCAAGATTTGGAGCGGCTCTATGTTCGCAATATCTCCGGGACGATGACGCCGTTCGCTTCCTTCGCCGGCGGCCACTGGTTCCAGGGGTCGCCGCTGCTGGAGCGTTTTAACAGCTTCCCGTCATTGAATATCTGGGGTGAACCGGCCGCCGGAAGAAGCTCTGGGGAGGCAATGCAGGCCATGGAAGAAATCGTCTCGAAGCTTCCCAAGGGCATTGGTTTTGACTGGACCGGACTCTCCTACCAGGAGCGCATGGCCAAGTCACAGGCCCCCTTGCTCTATGCCTTCTCTATTATTGTGATTTTTCTCTGCCTGGCGGCCATGTATGAGAGCTGGACCATTCCCATCACTATTCTGCTAGCCTTGCCACTGGGAGTTGTCGGTGGCGTGGTGGCATCATCACTGCGGGGGCTGCCCAATGACGTCTATTTTCAGATCGGGCTGCTCACCGTTTTGGGGCTTACCAGCAAGAACGCCATTTTGATCGTGCAGTTCGCCATGGCCAAATCAAAGGAGGGCATGGAGTTGATCCAAGCCACGCTGACCGGGTCGAAACTCAGGTTACGCCCCATTGTCATGACCTCATTGGCCTTCGGCTTCGGTGTTCTGCCCCTGGCGCTGGCCACCGGAGCTGGCGCCGGCGCGCAAATCGCCATCGGCACCGGCGTTTTGGGCGGGATGGTAACGGCCACCTTCCTGGCGATTTTCTTTATCCCCCTTTTTTTTGTGGGAGTAGTGCAATTGTTTGGCAGGAAACATAGCTTCGCCAAGGCAGGGCCGGTTGCGGAGGCCGCGAGTTTATCAGAGGAGCATTGA